A genomic segment from Variovorax paradoxus B4 encodes:
- a CDS encoding TauD/TfdA family dioxygenase, with product MNETLTRLVRSKAPAGSDLPVLMTPAHAGEDLLSAVERLRPQIEESLLLAGGVLLRGFSVPAVETFQQFASSFGHPLLKYEFASTPRSAVSASTGAGVYTSTEYPAHQSIPLHNEQAYTREWPMKIWFHCVTASPEGGETPIADSRAVYRRMPGHIRKRFEPGILYVRNFGEMDVPWQKVFNTESRAEVQAFCERSGISWEWKDDDGLRTRQLCQAVETHPVTGEQVWFNQAHLFHISAREAEEREVLEEIYGIENVPRNTFFADGSTISDEMFDEVRAVLDAETVTFLWDEGDVLMLDNMLVAHARSPFKGPRKVIVAMAEPHGNLGRF from the coding sequence ATGAATGAAACGCTCACCCGCCTCGTGCGCAGCAAGGCGCCCGCCGGCTCCGACCTTCCCGTCCTCATGACACCCGCGCATGCCGGCGAAGACCTGCTCTCGGCCGTGGAGCGCCTGCGCCCGCAGATCGAGGAGTCGCTGCTGCTTGCCGGCGGCGTGCTGCTGCGCGGCTTCTCGGTGCCGGCGGTGGAAACCTTCCAGCAGTTCGCCTCGTCGTTCGGCCATCCGTTGCTGAAGTACGAATTCGCCTCCACGCCGCGCTCCGCGGTGTCGGCCTCCACCGGCGCAGGTGTCTACACCTCCACCGAGTACCCGGCGCACCAGAGCATTCCGCTGCACAACGAGCAGGCTTACACGCGCGAATGGCCCATGAAGATCTGGTTCCACTGCGTGACCGCCTCGCCCGAAGGCGGCGAGACGCCCATTGCCGACAGCCGCGCGGTCTACCGCCGCATGCCCGGGCACATCCGCAAGCGCTTCGAGCCCGGCATCCTGTACGTGCGCAACTTCGGCGAGATGGACGTGCCATGGCAAAAGGTGTTCAACACCGAAAGCCGCGCCGAAGTCCAGGCCTTCTGCGAGCGCTCGGGTATCTCGTGGGAATGGAAGGACGACGACGGCCTGCGCACCCGGCAGCTCTGCCAGGCCGTGGAGACGCATCCCGTGACCGGCGAGCAGGTGTGGTTCAACCAGGCCCACCTGTTCCACATCTCTGCGCGCGAGGCCGAGGAGCGCGAGGTGCTCGAAGAAATCTACGGCATCGAGAACGTGCCGCGCAACACCTTCTTCGCCGATGGCTCGACCATCAGCGACGAAATGTTCGACGAGGTGCGCGCCGTGCTCGATGCAGAGACGGTCACCTTTCTGTGGGACGAGGGCGACGTGCTGATGCTCGACAACATGCTGGTGGCGCATGCGCGCTCGCCATTCAAGGGGCCGCGCAAGGTGATCGTGGCCATGGCCGAGCCGCACGGAAATCTGGGCCGCTTCTAG
- a CDS encoding 4'-phosphopantetheinyl transferase family protein, producing the protein MRPVSWPDPLPAGIEVYRLDCDLDADVSAERQLLALAERAQADRFVRTADRVRFTATRAALRGLLARRVGCQPAEVRLAVGLHRKPFLDVAGGDAPLFNVSHSGAHALIALADPRVVSAVGIDIEACRSDVDVEAVASLAFTGSERRALQEAGDPLQALYSRWVGKEAVLKAVGVGVAEHLQSIGVHSGAHGRYVLEYAFPEWSGLQAVALDAPTGYAAALAWRAKEST; encoded by the coding sequence ATGCGTCCCGTGTCCTGGCCTGATCCGCTCCCCGCAGGCATCGAGGTTTACCGCCTCGACTGCGACCTGGATGCCGATGTCTCGGCCGAGCGCCAGCTGCTGGCATTGGCCGAGCGCGCGCAGGCCGACAGGTTTGTACGCACCGCCGACCGCGTGCGCTTCACGGCCACGCGCGCGGCCCTTCGCGGCCTGCTTGCCCGGCGCGTGGGCTGCCAGCCGGCCGAGGTACGGCTCGCCGTGGGCCTGCACCGCAAGCCCTTTCTCGACGTGGCCGGTGGCGATGCGCCGCTCTTCAACGTCTCGCACTCGGGCGCCCATGCGCTCATCGCGCTCGCCGATCCCCGCGTGGTGAGCGCGGTGGGCATCGACATCGAGGCCTGCAGGAGCGACGTCGACGTCGAGGCCGTCGCCTCGCTCGCCTTCACCGGCAGCGAACGCCGCGCGCTGCAAGAAGCTGGCGACCCGCTGCAGGCCCTCTACAGCCGCTGGGTCGGCAAGGAGGCGGTGCTCAAGGCCGTCGGCGTCGGCGTGGCCGAGCATCTTCAATCCATCGGCGTCCATTCCGGTGCGCACGGGCGATACGTCCTCGAATACGCCTTCCCCGAATGGTCCGGTCTTCAAGCCGTGGCGCTCGACGCGCCCACGGGCTATGCCGCCGCGCTCGCGTGGCGTGCCAAGGAATCGACATGA
- a CDS encoding thioesterase II family protein, with product MDASVSLLCLPCAGASATMYLRWRRLLPRWVHIVPVELPGRGGRLSERLVRNFDELVARVCAEQAEVLRGDFAIFGHSMGSLLAYGITRRLQSMGRPLPLALLASGSCAPSRRDPARFAGKTDDASLAAELRKQGGTPEEAFASAELMRITLDMLGADYRVCESFRYREEAPLPMPVHAFAGREDDIDAASVHAWSAEAGGVFTLDWFDGGHFFIRQHETAFLAALTDRLAQAVAGGRHASRVLA from the coding sequence ATGGACGCGAGCGTCTCGCTGCTGTGCCTGCCTTGTGCGGGCGCCAGCGCAACGATGTACCTGCGCTGGCGGCGGCTGCTGCCGCGCTGGGTCCACATCGTGCCCGTGGAGTTGCCTGGCCGCGGTGGCCGGCTGTCCGAGCGCCTGGTCCGGAACTTCGATGAGCTCGTCGCGCGGGTCTGCGCGGAGCAGGCCGAGGTGCTGCGCGGCGACTTCGCGATCTTCGGCCACAGCATGGGATCGTTGCTGGCCTACGGCATCACCCGCCGGCTGCAATCGATGGGGCGCCCATTGCCGCTTGCGCTGCTCGCTTCCGGCAGCTGTGCGCCTTCGCGGCGCGATCCCGCGCGCTTCGCCGGCAAGACCGACGACGCATCGCTCGCGGCCGAATTGCGCAAGCAGGGCGGAACGCCCGAGGAAGCCTTCGCGAGCGCGGAACTCATGCGCATCACGCTCGACATGCTCGGGGCCGACTACCGTGTGTGCGAGAGCTTCCGGTACCGCGAAGAAGCGCCGCTGCCCATGCCCGTGCATGCCTTTGCCGGGCGCGAAGACGACATCGACGCGGCATCCGTCCACGCGTGGTCGGCCGAGGCGGGCGGTGTCTTCACGCTCGACTGGTTCGACGGCGGCCACTTCTTCATCCGGCAGCACGAAACAGCATTCCTGGCCGCACTCACCGACCGGCTCGCCCAGGCTGTTGCAGGAGGGCGCCATGCGTCCCGTGTCCTGGCCTGA
- a CDS encoding MbtH family protein: MSTSCFDRKDETFIVLVNHEDQYSIWPHWKAVPKGWTAVEGVKGDKKTVLAHVEQNWTDMRPRSLREWMAQQNPATGTAAQTSAG, encoded by the coding sequence ATGTCGACGAGCTGCTTCGATCGCAAAGACGAGACCTTCATCGTTCTGGTCAACCACGAAGACCAGTATTCCATCTGGCCCCACTGGAAGGCCGTGCCGAAGGGCTGGACAGCGGTCGAGGGCGTCAAGGGCGACAAGAAGACCGTGCTGGCCCACGTCGAGCAGAACTGGACCGACATGCGTCCCCGCTCGCTGCGCGAATGGATGGCGCAGCAGAACCCGGCGACCGGAACCGCAGCCCAAACCTCGGCGGGCTGA
- a CDS encoding sigma-70 family RNA polymerase sigma factor: protein MMREPIDSALHLSEPTLAEVFIANRAQLLRVARRIVRTAELADDVVQDAYLKITDGPCVRKADRPIGYCCQVVRNVALDCCRRHTVEANYRTFDVDVEALDVAGVPTPDRLMRERQAIQAIDKVLAGLPARTRLVFELYRLEGLTQRDIAQRLGCALGLVNGLIAEAAQAIKECGRLLEDD, encoded by the coding sequence ATGATGCGAGAGCCGATCGACAGCGCGCTGCACCTTTCGGAGCCCACGCTCGCGGAGGTCTTCATCGCGAATCGTGCTCAGCTCCTGCGCGTGGCGCGAAGAATCGTTCGCACCGCGGAGCTGGCCGACGATGTCGTGCAGGACGCCTACCTCAAGATCACCGACGGCCCTTGCGTGCGCAAGGCCGATCGGCCGATCGGCTATTGCTGCCAGGTCGTGCGCAATGTTGCGCTCGACTGCTGCCGGCGCCACACCGTCGAGGCCAACTACCGCACCTTCGATGTCGATGTCGAAGCGCTCGATGTCGCCGGCGTGCCCACCCCCGATCGCCTGATGCGCGAACGCCAGGCGATCCAGGCCATCGACAAGGTGCTCGCGGGGCTCCCTGCGCGCACGCGCCTGGTGTTCGAGCTCTACCGGCTCGAAGGCCTCACCCAGCGCGACATCGCTCAGCGCCTGGGATGCGCGCTCGGCCTGGTGAACGGCCTGATTGCCGAGGCGGCGCAGGCGATCAAGGAATGCGGTCGCCTGCTCGAGGACGACTGA
- a CDS encoding YSC84-related protein gives MRSIQFRSLALACAVAVGGAAVVGCTTTRPQDQASTASTRASIDAQVDAALSKLYDTVKGSREVVSSSSGVLVFPAVVGASMGIGAEYGRGALRVNGRTQAYYSTTAGSIGFQAGAQSKAVIYVFTTQAALDKFRSSKGWTAGADATVAAATMGANGSIDTNTLRQPVVGFVLTNVGLEAGVSLSGAKITEIRL, from the coding sequence ATGCGATCCATCCAGTTCCGAAGCCTTGCGCTCGCGTGTGCCGTTGCAGTGGGCGGCGCCGCGGTGGTGGGCTGCACCACCACGCGGCCCCAGGACCAGGCCAGCACCGCTTCAACGCGTGCATCGATCGATGCCCAGGTCGACGCCGCACTGTCCAAGTTGTATGACACGGTCAAGGGCTCGCGCGAGGTTGTTTCCTCGTCCAGTGGCGTGCTGGTGTTCCCCGCCGTGGTCGGCGCCAGCATGGGCATCGGTGCCGAATACGGCCGGGGCGCGCTGCGCGTGAACGGCCGCACGCAGGCCTACTACAGCACCACTGCGGGTTCGATCGGCTTCCAGGCCGGTGCGCAGTCGAAGGCCGTGATCTATGTGTTCACCACGCAGGCTGCGCTCGACAAGTTCCGCAGCAGCAAGGGATGGACGGCAGGCGCCGATGCCACCGTGGCCGCCGCAACCATGGGCGCGAACGGCAGCATCGACACCAACACGCTGCGCCAGCCGGTGGTCGGCTTCGTGCTGACCAACGTGGGGCTCGAGGCGGGCGTTTCGCTGTCGGGCGCGAAGATCACAGAGATCCGGCTGTAG